A single window of Lycium ferocissimum isolate CSIRO_LF1 unplaced genomic scaffold, AGI_CSIRO_Lferr_CH_V1 ctg535___fragment_3, whole genome shotgun sequence DNA harbors:
- the LOC132044870 gene encoding protein NUCLEAR FUSION DEFECTIVE 6, mitochondrial-like isoform X3 has protein sequence MATITARSLLRSATTSGRTASGRLANSTKPKASSSPFRIPSQKPLTARIFRSPVEMSCIRVETMFPYHTATASALLNSMLSATPRSYGWNLEDL, from the exons ATGGCCACTATCACCGCCAGGTCTCTCCTCCGTTCTGCCACTACTTCCGGCCGTACAGCCTCCGGCAGACTCGCCAACAGCACCAAGCCAAAGGCCTCTTCATCTCCCTTTCGTATCCCTTCACAGAAACCACTCACTGCTCGCATTTTCAG aTCTCCTGTTGAAATGAGTTGTATAAGAGTGGAAACGATGTTTCCATATCACACTGCTACTGCCTCTGCATTGCTGAATTCGATGTTATCTGCCACTCCTCGAAGCTATGGTTGGAATCTTGAAG ATTTATGA
- the LOC132044870 gene encoding protein NUCLEAR FUSION DEFECTIVE 6, mitochondrial-like isoform X2 — MATITARSLLRSATTSGRTASGRLANSTKPKASSSPFRIPSQKPLTARIFRSPVEMSCIRVETMFPYHTATASALLNSMLSATPRSYGWNLEDCNDDV, encoded by the exons ATGGCCACTATCACCGCCAGGTCTCTCCTCCGTTCTGCCACTACTTCCGGCCGTACAGCCTCCGGCAGACTCGCCAACAGCACCAAGCCAAAGGCCTCTTCATCTCCCTTTCGTATCCCTTCACAGAAACCACTCACTGCTCGCATTTTCAG aTCTCCTGTTGAAATGAGTTGTATAAGAGTGGAAACGATGTTTCCATATCACACTGCTACTGCCTCTGCATTGCTGAATTCGATGTTATCTGCCACTCCTCGAAGCTATGGTTGGAATCTTGAAG ATTGCAACgatgatgtatga
- the LOC132044870 gene encoding protein NUCLEAR FUSION DEFECTIVE 6, mitochondrial-like isoform X4, producing the protein MATITARSLLRSATTSGRTASGRLANSTKPKASSSPFRIPSQKPLTARIFRSPVEMSCIRVETMFPYHTATASALLNSMLSATPRSYGWNLEDL; encoded by the exons ATGGCCACTATCACCGCCAGGTCTCTCCTCCGTTCTGCCACTACTTCCGGCCGTACAGCCTCCGGCAGACTCGCCAACAGCACCAAGCCAAAGGCCTCTTCATCTCCCTTTCGTATCCCTTCACAGAAACCACTCACTGCTCGCATTTTCAG aTCTCCTGTTGAAATGAGTTGTATAAGAGTGGAAACGATGTTTCCATATCACACTGCTACTGCCTCTGCATTGCTGAATTCGATGTTATCTGCCACTCCTCGAAGCTATGGTTGGAATCTTGAAG ATTTGTGA
- the LOC132044870 gene encoding protein NUCLEAR FUSION DEFECTIVE 6, mitochondrial-like isoform X1, which translates to MATITARSLLRSATTSGRTASGRLANSTKPKASSSPFRIPSQKPLTARIFRSPVEMSCIRVETMFPYHTATASALLNSMLSATPRSYGWNLEEILGVQC; encoded by the exons ATGGCCACTATCACCGCCAGGTCTCTCCTCCGTTCTGCCACTACTTCCGGCCGTACAGCCTCCGGCAGACTCGCCAACAGCACCAAGCCAAAGGCCTCTTCATCTCCCTTTCGTATCCCTTCACAGAAACCACTCACTGCTCGCATTTTCAG aTCTCCTGTTGAAATGAGTTGTATAAGAGTGGAAACGATGTTTCCATATCACACTGCTACTGCCTCTGCATTGCTGAATTCGATGTTATCTGCCACTCCTCGAAGCTATGGTTGGAATCTTGAAG AGATCCTGGGGGTACAATGTTAG
- the LOC132044864 gene encoding sufE-like protein 1, chloroplastic/mitochondrial, with translation MSISTKIPHPLFTSHPTKLTIFKSIITIQRISTKKPIISATPQQSSSSSLQPIEELPPKVQEIIKLFQAVEQPKAKYEQLLFYGKNLKPLDAQYKTNENKVQGCVSQVWVRAYFDSERSVIFEADSDSVLTKGLAALLVQGLSGRPVEEIVRVSPDFALLLGLQQSLTPSRNNGFLNMLKLMQKKALQLYVEAEKKVSGLGPQSDLSNASTEQINVNGNVQEVGENNIIVGAVDDGVLRSRGMRIKEKLEKELRPVELEVEDISYQHAGHAGVRGSDGETHFNLKVISEEFEGKSLVKRHRMIYGLLQDELQSGLHALSIVAKTPSEVGSS, from the coding sequence ATGTCTATTTCCACCAAAATTCCACACCCTCTCTTCACTTCACATCCTACTAAGTTAACCATTTTTAAATCCATCATCACAATCCAAAGAATCTCCACAAAAAAACCCATTATTTCAGCCACCCCACAACaatcctcatcatcatctctTCAACCCATTGAAGAACTCCCACCAAAGGTTCAAGAAATCATCAAACTATTCCAAGCAGTTGAACAACCAAAAGCTAAATATGAACAACTCTTGTTTTATGGAAAGAATTTAAAACCACTTGATGCTCAGTACAAGACTAATGAAAACAAGGTTCAGGGTTGTGTTTCACAGGTTTGGGTTAGGGCGTATTTTGATTCCGAGAGAAGTGTAATCTTTGAAGCTGATTCGGATTCGGTACTCACTAAAGGTCTTGCTGCTTTGTTAGTTCAGGGCCTTTCTGGAAGACCTGTAGAAGAGATTGTTAGAGTTTCGCCTGATTTTGCGCTACTTTTAGGATTGCAACAAAGCTTAACTCCTTCTAGGAATAATGGGTTTTTGAATATGTTGAAGTTAATGCAGAAAAAAGCGTTGCAGTTGTACGTTGAAGCGGAGAAAAAAGTATCTGGTTTAGGCCCCCAGAGCGATTTATCAAATGCCTCGACTGAGCAAATTAATGTTAATGGAAATGTTCAGGAAGTTGGTGAAAACAATATAATTGTTGGTGCTGTTGATGATGGTGTTTTGAGGAGTAGAGGGATGAGAATAAAGGAGAAATTGGAGAAGGAACTTAGGCCTGTTGAATTAGAAGTTGAAGATATATCTTATCAGCACGCGGGGCATGCCGGGGTTAGAGGCAGTGATGGAGAGAcacattttaatttaaaagtgaTTTCTGAGGAATTTGAAGGTAAGAGTTTGGTTAAGAGGCATAGGATGATTTATGGTTTACTGCAAGATGAGTTGCAGAGTGGATTACATGCATTGTCAATTGTGGCTAAGACACCGTCTGAAGTTGGTAGTAGTTGA
- the LOC132044869 gene encoding F-box/kelch-repeat protein At3g23880-like, with protein MEPEGDESSHPTPKRFKPTNNTQFPSTSSNKDSILTNPILPQELITAILVRLPVKYLLQYKCVSKDWFSLISSPYFVKTHLSFSVKNCTHHRLLLKFKHNLKHCSVSSLFYESDIKALDLDYPIETSCNFVRIVGSVNGLICLRVEFNGLVLWNPSTRKFKKVANLMSIRTYKYPVKVKYGFGYDEVHDDYKVVSIFFDSNNRYVDAKIYSLMSDSWRTLDDFQGRVFPRHSSKLVNGKLHLVTDDDGWGIMSVDLVDEKCRKMEQPFYRKENLCLNLGVLGSDLSVICNYWRNFLINQAEVWIMKEYGVKESWMKLYTIKNPIDMLFPTLCMSNEGELLGVFGSTLMIYNSKDDLRRYPEVTNIDRSLEAEHYVESLVSPILQNEQ; from the coding sequence ATGGAACCTGAGGGAGATGAATCCTCTCATCCAACACCCAAAAGGTTCAAACCCACAAATAATACTCAATTTCCATCCACTTCAAGCAATAAAGATTCAATCTTGACAAACCCCATCTTGCCACAAGAACTCATCACAGCAATTCTTGTAAGGCTTCCAGTTAAATACCTCCTACAGTACAAGTGTGTTTCAAAAGATTGGTTTAGTTTAATCTCTAGTCCTTATTTTGTCAAGACCCATCTTAGTTTTTCTGTTAAGAATTGCACCCACCATAGATTACTGTTGAAATTTAAACACAATCTAAAACATTGTTCTGTTAGCTCTTTATTTTATGAGTCTGATATTAAGGCATTGGACTTGGATTATCCCATAGAAACCTCCTGTAATTTTGTTCGTATTGTGGGTTCTGTTAATGGATTGATTTGTTTGCGTGTTGAGTTCAATGGCTTGGTTCTGTGGAATCCGTCaactagaaagttcaagaaagtagCTAACCTTATGTCTATACGGACGTATAAATACCCGGTCAAGGTCAAGTATGGTTTTGGGTATGATGAGGTTCACGATGATTATAAGGTAGTGAGTATTTTCTTTGACAGTAATAATCGCTACGTCGATGCCAAAATATATAGTTTAATGAGTGATTCTTGGAGAACACTTGATGATTTCCAAGGCAGGGTGTTCCCCCGTCATTCGAGCAAGTTGGTGAATGGGAAGCTTCACTTGGTTACTGATGATGATGGTTGGGGCATCATGTCCGTTGATTTGGTTGATGAGAAATGTAGGAAGATGGAGCAACCTTTctatagaaaagaaaatttatgtTTGAATCTTGGAGTGTTGGGAAGTGATTTATCTGTAATCTGTAATTATTGGAGAAATTTTCTGATAAATCAAGCTGAGGTGTGGATTATGAAGGAGTATGGGGTTAAGGAGTCTTGGATGAAGCTTTACACCATTAAAAATCCTATCGATATGCTTTTTCCAACCCTTTGCATGTCAAATGAAGGTGAATTATTGGGTGTTTTTGGATCGACTTTAATGATATACAATTCAAAGGATGACTTAAGAAGATATCCAGAGGTTACTAATATTGATAGAAGTCTTGAGGCGGAACACTATGTAGAAAGCCTAGTTTCTCCAATTTTACAAAACGAACAATGA
- the LOC132044863 gene encoding F-box/kelch-repeat protein At3g06240-like: protein MGAKNFGTEKLTTLMEPEGDEAYHQHPKMFKPTNNTQFPSTSSNKDSILTNPILPQELITAILVRLPVKSLLQFKCVSKDWFSLISSPSFIRTHLSFSVKNCTHHRFLLISGRHIIKHCSFSSLFNESSIKALDLDYTMKTPYNSVHIVGSVNGLICFLIGLNGLVLWDPSTRKFKQVVTLMSIRKYFLVKVKYGFGYDEVHDDYKVVSIFIESKNRYDANIYSLKSDSWRTLDDFQGKVESTSLASR, encoded by the coding sequence ATGGGGGCAAAAAACTTTGGAACAGAGAAACTTACAACCCTAATGGAACCTGAGGGAGATGAAGCGTATCATCAACACCCAAAAATGTTCAAACCCACAAATAATACTCAATTTCCATCCACTTCAAGCAATAAAGATTCAATCTTGACAAACCCCATCTTGCCACAAGAACTCATCACAGCAATTCTTGTAAGGCTTCCAGTTAAATCCCTCTTACAGTTCAAGTGTGTTTCAAAAGATTGGTTTAGTTTAATCTCTAGTCCTTCTTTTATCAGGACCCATCTTAGTTTTTCTGTTAAGAATTGCACCCACCATAGATTTCTATTGATATCTGGACGACACATTATTAAACATTGTTCTTTTAGTTCTTTATTTAATGAGTCTAGTATTAAGGCATTGGACTTGGATTATACCATGAAAACCCCCTATAATTCTGTTCATATTGTGGGTTCTGTTAATGGATTGATTTGTTTTCTTATTGGGTTGAATGGCTTGGTTCTGTGGGATCCGTCAACTAGAAAGTTCAAGCAAGTAGTTACCCTTATGTCTATACGGAAGTATTTTCTGGTCAAGGTCAAGTATGGTTTTGGATATGATGAGGTTCACGATGATTATAAGGTAGTGAGTATTTTCATTGAAAGTAAGAATCGCTACGATGCCAATATATATAGTTTAAAGAGTGATTCTTGGAGAACACTTGATGATTTCCAAGGCAAGGTAGAATCCACTTCTTTGGCAAGTCGGTGA